In Comamonas koreensis, the genomic stretch CAGAAGAGTCATTGTCACGGCGTCCGCCGAAGAAAGGGTTTTGTACAGCCATCGGTTCTCCTTGTGAAAAGCTTCAACATGCTATTCAATTTATAGCTAGGGTGTTCACAAAATTTGACACTAGTCGTAACAGGCGGCAACTATGGCGGCCTTTCCTATCAATACTTTCATAGGTCGGACAAATCTCACATTTCCCAACATCGCAATAGTACCGCCAGCCCGCATCAGGACACGATATAGGCCGCCGTGGCCGTGGCCAGCACCTGGCCGCTGCTGTCGCAAAAATCCGAGCGCGTCGTCGCCACCCGCGAGCCCAAGCGCAGCACCCGGGCCTGCAGCCCAAAAGGGCCGTGGGTGCCCGGACGCAGGTAGTCGACCCGCAAATCAATGGTGCCCAGCTTGGCAAAACGCATCAGGCGCTGCATCACCGGCTCACCCACATGTTTGGCGCCGGAGGCCGCCATCACCGCGATGCCGCCCAGCGCATCCAGGCTGGCACTGATGACGCCCCCGTGCACGCGCTGCAGGCCAAAATGGCCAATCAGCTCGGCGCGCATCTCCAGACTCGCCCAGACCGCATCGTCCTGCACGGCCTGGAGCTTGAGCCCCAGCAGCTTGTTGAAAACGATGCGCTCTTCAAAAATGTCGCGCAGGCCTTCGACATAGGCGTTATCCAGGCCCTGCATGGAGACATAGGCTGGTGCTTTGGAATGCGGGGCAGGCAAGGTGGCGGTGCTCATCCACCGCAGTATGCAGTCAAGCGCCCTGCACGGCAATCGCAGATTCTGCTGGATGCCACCGCGCCATGCGCTAGACTGCGCGCAAATGCAGCCCATCTATGCCTGATACCCTGCCCCCCGCCCCGCCCGCCGCCCGCACAGCGCCCAGGCCGCCCTTGCGCCTGAGCTGCGTGGTGCCCGCCTACAACGAAGCCAGCAACCTGGAAGCCTTTCTGCCCGCCCTGTACGAGACGGTGCGCGCGCTGTCCGTGGAATGCGAGATTGTGCTGGTCAACGACGGCAGCAAGGATGCGACTGATGAGGTGGCCCAGCGCCTGGGCCAGCAGCTGCCGCTGCACTACATCCAGCTGGCGCGCAATTTTGGCAAGGAAGCGGCGATGACCGCCGGGCTCGACTATGCACGCGGCAATGCGGTGCTGTTGATCGATGCGGATTTTCAGCACCCGCTGCCCCTGATTGCTGAGATGGTGCAGCTGTGGCAGGGCGGCTATGACATGGTCTACGGCGTGATTGCCGACCGCGCCGGCGAAGCCAAGGCCAAGCGCTGGGGCACGTCGCTGTTCTACTACCTGATGAACCGCGACAACGCGATCCATATCCCCGAGAATGCCGGCGATTTCCGGCTCATGGACCGCAAGGTCGTCGATGCGCTGCGCCAGTTGCCCGAGCGCAACCGTTTCATGAAGGGCTTGTACGCCTGGGTCGGCTTCAAGAGCGTGGCACTGCCCTTTGTGCCCGACAGCCGGCGCAGCGGCCAGTCCAGCTTCAATTTTCACCGGCTCTTCGCGCTGGCGTTCCAGGGCCTGACCTCGTTCACCACCTTGCCGCTGCGTATCTGGAGCCTGGTGGGCTTTTGCATCTCGGTCATCGCCATCATCTACGGCATCTACATCACCATCGAGACCCTGGTGCTGGACAACCCCATCGATGGCTGGCCGACCTTGGCCGCCGGCCTGATGCTGTTCTCCGGCGTGCAGCTGATGTCCATCGGCATGCTGGGCGAGTACATCGGCCGCATTTACGACGAGGTCAAGCGCCGGCCCCTGTACATCGTGGCGAACAACGACGACCGCAGCCCCGTGAGCAGCGAGCCCGCTGCGCCCCCGCTTGTGCCCGCATCCGCCACCGCGCCCGCACCGGTCGCGCCGATGCCGCCGGAGTCCTGAGCTTGCCGATCGCTGCCTTGGCCGATCGCCTGCGCAGACTGCCCCAGGGGCTGCAGTTTATTGCCGTGGGCGGCTCGGCCGCTGCCACCCATTTGCTGGTGGTGCTGCTGCTGGTCGGCGGCGCAGGCATGGCACCGCTGCTGGCCAATGTGCTGGCCTTTCTGGTCGCCTTTGTGGTCAGCTACAGCGGGCACGCCTGGCTGACCTTTGCCGATAAACAGGCGCCGCATGCCCAGGCGCTGCCGCGCTTCTTTCTGGTCGCCTGCAGCTCCTTTGCCCTCAATGAACTGCTCTACTACCTGGCGCTGCACCAGCTGCACTGGCACTACGCCTGGAGCCTGGTCGCGGTGCTGGTCGTCGTGGCGGTATTTACCTTTGCCGCGGCCAAATGCTGGGCCTTTGCCCACGCTCGGCCGCACTGCGCACCATGAAACACATCACCCTTTGCGCCGACGATTTTGCGCTGCACCCGGCAGTCGATGCCGCCGTGCTGGAGCTGGCGGCGCTGGGCCGCTTATCGGCCACCAGCTGCATGACCACCGCGCCGGGCTGGCGTGACGCAGCGCGGGCCTTGCCAGCAGTGCGCGGCCAGCTGGACCTGGGCCTGCATTTCAACCTGACCGAAGGCCATGGCGTGGGGCCAGATACTGCGATCACGCGCATTCTCAGCCAGGCCTATACCGCCCGGCTGTCTGCCGCTGCGCTGCGCGACGCCTGGCGCCGCCAGCTCGATGCCTTTGAGGATGCGCTGGGCATGCCGCCCGTCTATGTGGATGGCCACCAGCATGTGCACCAGCTGCCCGGCGTGCGCAAGGCGATGCTGGCTGAACTCGAAGCGCGCTATGGCGCAGCAGCGGCCCGGCAAATCTGGATCCGCTCCACGGCCCCTGCGGGCGCCCTGCGCTGGCAGGCCAAATCAGCCACGATTGCGCTCCTGGGCGGCTGGCGCCTCAGCCACCAGCTGCAGCGCCAGCATTGGGCGACGAACCGGGGCTTTGCCGGGGTCTATGGTTTTGATGCGCCGACGGAAGCCGCCTATGGCGGCCTGATGGCGCAATGGCTGGCTGAATGCCAAGACGGCAGCTTGTTGATGTGCCACCCGGCACAAACGCCGATGCCAGACGACGCCATTGGCCAGCAGCGGCCAGTGGAATGGGCCTATCTGCGCTCGCCCGCGTTTGGCGCGCTGCTGGCAGCGCAGGGCTGCCGCATTGGCAAGCTGGCGCCTGGCAAGCCAGCCTGAGCAGGGATCACAGACCGCTGAAGTTGGGCTTGCGCTTTTCCATAAAGGCCTGCATTGCCTCTTTGGCAGCGGGCTGCTGCAGCAGATCGGCAAACACACGGCCTTCCTCGGCGATGCGCGACTGAACGGCCGCCATCTGGCCGCTCTTGAGCAGGCGCTTGCTCGCCATCAGCGAGGCCAGCGGCTTGGCGGCCAGCTTGGCCGCCTGCGCCTGGGCAATGGTGTTGCATTCGGTCGGGGGCACCACGCGGTTGACCAGGCCCACTTCCAGCGCCGCCTCGGCCATGAAGGGGTCGCCCAGCAGCAAGGCCTCGCAGGCACGCTGGTGGCCCATCAGCTGGGGCAACAGCAGGCTCGACGCACCTTCGGGGCAGAAGCCCAGGTTGACAAAGGGCAGCGAGAACATCGCGTTGTCACCGGCATAGACCAGGTCGCAGTGCAGCAGCATCGTCGTGCCAATGCCCACGGCCGGGCCGCAGACGGCCGCGACGATGGGCTTGGGGCAGGCGGCCA encodes the following:
- a CDS encoding ChbG/HpnK family deacetylase gives rise to the protein MKHITLCADDFALHPAVDAAVLELAALGRLSATSCMTTAPGWRDAARALPAVRGQLDLGLHFNLTEGHGVGPDTAITRILSQAYTARLSAAALRDAWRRQLDAFEDALGMPPVYVDGHQHVHQLPGVRKAMLAELEARYGAAAARQIWIRSTAPAGALRWQAKSATIALLGGWRLSHQLQRQHWATNRGFAGVYGFDAPTEAAYGGLMAQWLAECQDGSLLMCHPAQTPMPDDAIGQQRPVEWAYLRSPAFGALLAAQGCRIGKLAPGKPA
- a CDS encoding glycosyltransferase family 2 protein is translated as MPDTLPPAPPAARTAPRPPLRLSCVVPAYNEASNLEAFLPALYETVRALSVECEIVLVNDGSKDATDEVAQRLGQQLPLHYIQLARNFGKEAAMTAGLDYARGNAVLLIDADFQHPLPLIAEMVQLWQGGYDMVYGVIADRAGEAKAKRWGTSLFYYLMNRDNAIHIPENAGDFRLMDRKVVDALRQLPERNRFMKGLYAWVGFKSVALPFVPDSRRSGQSSFNFHRLFALAFQGLTSFTTLPLRIWSLVGFCISVIAIIYGIYITIETLVLDNPIDGWPTLAAGLMLFSGVQLMSIGMLGEYIGRIYDEVKRRPLYIVANNDDRSPVSSEPAAPPLVPASATAPAPVAPMPPES
- a CDS encoding GtrA family protein, whose amino-acid sequence is MSLPIAALADRLRRLPQGLQFIAVGGSAAATHLLVVLLLVGGAGMAPLLANVLAFLVAFVVSYSGHAWLTFADKQAPHAQALPRFFLVACSSFALNELLYYLALHQLHWHYAWSLVAVLVVVAVFTFAAAKCWAFAHARPHCAP
- a CDS encoding thioesterase family protein, producing the protein MSTATLPAPHSKAPAYVSMQGLDNAYVEGLRDIFEERIVFNKLLGLKLQAVQDDAVWASLEMRAELIGHFGLQRVHGGVISASLDALGGIAVMAASGAKHVGEPVMQRLMRFAKLGTIDLRVDYLRPGTHGPFGLQARVLRLGSRVATTRSDFCDSSGQVLATATAAYIVS
- a CDS encoding enoyl-CoA hydratase; protein product: MTIQSSCDDIRVLAEAGICTITFNRVAKKNSLTGAMYLALAEVLQQAASSAEVRVVLFQGDASVFTAGNDLGDFLHGPKPDDNAPPFQFLQALAACPKPIVAAVCGPAVGIGTTMLLHCDLVYAGDNAMFSLPFVNLGFCPEGASSLLLPQLMGHQRACEALLLGDPFMAEAALEVGLVNRVVPPTECNTIAQAQAAKLAAKPLASLMASKRLLKSGQMAAVQSRIAEEGRVFADLLQQPAAKEAMQAFMEKRKPNFSGL